Part of the Burkholderia humptydooensis genome, AGCGACAGGTTGCGGATGCCCGCGAGCGCGTCGGGCGGCGGGAATTGCGCGTCGCGTTCGTCGACCCAGCGCACGTGGCAGGGCAGCGTGCCGAGCACGCGCACGAGCGCCGCGCCGACGTGCCCCGCGCCGAACAGCACGACCGAAAACGTGTGCGGCGCGATCGTCTCGGTTAGCAGCGGCGCGTCGCCCATCTCCCACAACAGGCAGTCGGTGCGCGCGGCGTTCGGCCCCGACCCCGGTTCGGGCTCGCTCAGCATCACCGCGTCGGGGACGGGGCCGAACGACACGCTGCGCACGGTTGGCGCGCCCGCCGCCGTGCGCTTCGCGAGCGACGTGATCCAGCCGAGATCGGCGATGTCGAGCCGCTCGAATGCGAGCACGACCGCGCCGCCGCAGCATTGGCCGAGGCTCGGACCGAGCGCGAGCCGTTCGAGCCGGCGTGCGTGCGGCGTGTGCGCGCCTTCCTTCAGCAATTGTCGAGCGATCTCGATCGCCTTCCATTCGAGATGGCCGCCGCCGATCGTGTGGCGCGCGGCCTCGCGCGTGACGAGCATCTTCGTGCCCGCGTCGCGCGGCGCGGAGCCGTCGACGCGCGCGACCGTCACGAGGACGGCCGCGTCGCCGCGGGCGAGCAGATGCTGCAGGTCGGTGAGCCAGGTTTCCATCCGGCGTTTCTCCTGATCGTGAATCAGGCCGTGGCGGCCGGGCGGGCGGCGGTTGCCGCGTGAAGCGCGCATCGCGCGCGGGCGCACTTCATGTCGCGGCGCGGCGAACGTGCGATTGCAGCGCGAGCCCACGGCATGCGGCGCGCGAAGCCCGTGCGGCCGGCTTGCTCGCTGTGGCCGAAGCCGATGCGGGAAACGTCGTCGATGCGGCAAGGACGAGCGGCGGCGCGGACGAAGCCGCGGCGGGACATGCGGATGGTTTGCGTTGTCATGGCGAATCCACGGGACATTGCGGATCAGGCGCGCGTTACGCAGGGTCGAGAGGCTCCCGCCTCGCGCACGTAGATCGCCATCCGGAAACGAAGATAGCACCGCAAAAAAGCGGCGGTATGGCCTGGCAATGATGCGAGCTATTCGGCGGCGATCATGATGCACGTAGGATTCGCGCGCCGGGCCGAAGTTGCCGGCGGCGGGAAACCGTTGCCCCGCGCGGGTCGCGGCGGGGCGGGGGGCGGATGCGGCGCCGACGCGCCGACGCCGATCAGCGCAGCCGGCCGCGGTGGCGCAGCAGGCTCACTGCAACGGGCACGACGATCAGCGCGAACGCGATCAGCGCCCAGCCGGGCAGCAGGATGCCGAAGATCGGCGGATAGACGGTCTCGCACAGCCCGGCGACCTTGAACACGCCCGGCAGCCAGTGCGCGGGCGGCAGGCTGTCGACGACGGGCTGCAGCGCGTCGAAGCCGCAACTGAAGCCCGGATTGAGCTGCACGTACAGGTGGCGCGCCGCGGTGCCGACGCCCGCGGCGGCTGACAGCACGATGAGCGCCTCGGCCACCGCGATGCCCGCGCCGCTCGTCACCCCCGCGCCGATGAACGCGAACACCGCGATCAGCACGAAGAAATAGCGCTGGATGATGCACAGCGGGCACGGGTCCTCGTTTTTCACGTACTGCAGATAAAGCGCGCCGGCAAGAAGCGCGAGGCATACGAGGCCCAGCAGCACGAGCAGGCGTCGTTCGCGGCGCAGCGAGAGCGTCAGATGGTTCATCGAAACGGAGTTCCTTCGAGCGGTCGGGAAAATCAATCGTCGGATTTTAACGCGAACGCCGCGCCGCTTTCCGACGGCGCGGCATCCGGCGCGCAAGCGGCGCTCAGCGGATCGTCGCGAGCACCGCTTCGACCGCCTGGCCGATCGCGAGCAGCGCGTCGTCGTGGTGCGGCGCGGCGGCGAGCATCAGGCCGACGGGCGCCGTGTCGCGCGGATGGCACGGCAGCGACAGCGCGCACGCGTCGAGAAAATTGAACGCGCTCGGGTTGCGCAGCACGAGCGCGTTCATGCGCGTGAACGCGTCGTCGTCCTGTTCGAGCTCGGCGATGCGCGGCGGCGCGATGGGCACCGTCGGCGCGACGAGCGCGTCGAAGCGCTGCCACACGGTGCGCGCCGCCTCGTCGATGAGCGCCGCGCGCGCGGCGACGAGATCGAGGTAATCGGCGGCGCTCGCCGGCTCGCCCCTCAGGATGCGCGCGAGCACGCGCGGATCGTACGCGTCGCGGTGGCGCGCGACGAGCGGGCGATGCCACGCGTACGCCTCGATCGAAGCGAAACCGAAGCGGTTGATGTCGGGCAGCGTGTCGAGCGGCGCGAAGCGCGCGTCCGACACGATCGCGCCCGCCGCCTCGAGATGCTTGAGCGCGGCGTCGAGCGACGCCGCGACGTGCGCGTCGACACCATCCGTCACGTAGTTCGTCAGCATGCCCAGCCGTACGCCTTCGAGCGGACGCGCGGCGCTCACGTGCGGCTCGAGGCCCGCGAGAATCCGGTCGACGAGCGCGCAGCACGCGACCGATACGCCGATCGGGCCGAACGAATCGAGCGTCGTCGACAGCGGCACGCCGCCTTGCTTCGGAATCCGGCTCGCGGTCGGCTTGAAGCCCGTCAGCCCGCAGAGCGCGGCGGGAATCCGGATCGAGCCGCCCGTGTCGGTCGCGAGCGCGACGGCCGCCATGCCGTCCGCAACCGACGCGGCCGCCCCCGACGACGAGCCGCCCGCGATCCGCTCGTCGCCAGGCACGCCGCGCCGGTACGGCGAGCGCGGCGTGCCGTAGTGCGGATTCAGGCCCAGGCCGGAGAACGCGAACTCGCTCATGTTCGTGCGGCCGACGAGCACGGCGCCCGCGCGCTTCAGGCGGGCGACCGTGACGGCGTCGGCGGCCGCCGGGGGCGCGTCGGCTAGCACGCGGGAGCCCGCGCGCGTCACCTGGCCCGCGACGTCGAACAGGTCTTTCACCGACACCGGGATGCCCGCGAGCGGCGACAGCACGGTGCCCGCCGCGCGCAGGCGATCGTGCGCGTCGGCGGCGGCGCGCGCGCCTTGCGCGTCGACCTCGGTGAATGCGAGCGCGCCTTGTCCCGCCGGATCGGCGATCCGTTCGAGCGCGGCTTCGACGAGCGCGCGGCTCGTCGTCGTGCCGGCGGCGAGGTCGGCGGCGAGTCGGGCGAGCGGCGGGAAGGGGGCGAAAGTGGTCATGGCGGTATCGGGCTGGATCGGGTTGGCGAAGCGCCGCGCGAAGCGGCCCGGAACGGTCCGGCGCGTCGCGAAGCCGCGCGACGGAGGGCGGCGGGCGGCTTCGCGCATTGTAGAACAGCGGTGCGTCGCGGAGGCGAGGGCCGCGAGCCGGGCATGAAATCGCGAAGTCGATGCGCTCGCGTGGCGCACCTTGTCGCGCCGCTGCCGTTGCGATGCCGCCGCGCGTCGTTTCGTCGGTCGAATCGCACGTCGAATCGTGCGTGTCGTCGCGCAATTGCAACGCGCGTCGGCGTGAATTCGACACAGCGTTGCAACAATATTGACGAAATTCTGTCGGTTTGCCGTCGATCGTGTACTGAAGCATAATGAATCTTTGTTGATTCTCCGCGTGACCGACGCGCCAGACCTTCGTCATGAGCGAAAACACGTCCGCAAGAGCCGACCAGTCCGGTTCTTCCTCTTCTTCCGCCGCGACGCCCTCCGGGCACGCCGGCCCGGCTTCCGCACCGTCTCCCGTCTCCGACAAACCGCCCGCGGGCGCGACTGTTCACGTCGGCGCGTTCGCCGCGCAGATCGCCGCCGCGCAGGACGTCGGCGATCCCGGCTCGGCGCCGACCGGCACGATCGCCGAGCCCGGCGCGCCCGGCGTTGCGGCGGGCGGCGCGGCCGTGGAGCCGGCGGCAGCCGCGCACGGCGCGCCTGCCGCCGCGCCCTCGGGCGCGACGAGCGCAGGCGCATCGGCGGCGGGCGCCGCGGGCTCCGCCGCGCACGCGAAAGCCGGCTCGCCGCCGCCGGGCTTCGGCGCGCAACCCGATTTCGAGACGTCGCGCCCGCCGCCCGCGAGCGCGGCCGCGCCTGCGCCGCCCGCCTACCTGAAACAGAGCGACACGCCGTGGTCGGTGTTCGGCCGGATCATCGCGGCGCGCGCGCGGCGGCTCTTCGACCGCGCCGGGCAGCGAATCACGCAGCGCACGCTGCGCATCGGCGTGTCGGCGCGCATCTTCCATCCGGAGGTGGGCGCGCCGGGGCTGCGCGGCAAGACGCTGCAGTATCTGGAGGAATCGATTGCGCACTGGGTGATGTCGCGCGACGTGCTCGTGTTCATGATTCCGACGGTCGGCCATCAGGGGATGCTGCATCCGAGCAACATCCGGCTGCGCGACTACGCGAAGCATCTCGACGGTCTGTTGCTGCAAGGCGGCGCCGACGTGTCGCCGCAGACCTACGCGGCGTCCGACGCGCGTCCCGAATGGCCCGGCGATCGCGTGCGCGACATGTACGAGCTCGAGCTGCTGCACGAGTTCATCGAGTCGGGCAAGCCGGTGCTCGGCGTGTGCCGCGGCTGCCAGCTCATCAACGTCGCGTTCGGCGGCTCGCTCTATCAGGACATCGCGACCGACGTGCCGACCGCGGGCGCGCACGTCAGCGAGCACTACGACCAGCACCGGCACGCGATCCGCTTTCCGGACGGCTCGACGCTCGCGAACATGTTCCCCGGCCGCCGCGAGGCGATCGTCAATTCGATCCACCATCAGGCGATCCGCGACATCGGCCGCGATCTGAACATCGAGGCGGTGTCGGCGGAAGACGGGATCATCGAAGGGGTCCGCTATCGCCGCGCGCCGTTCGTCGTCGGCGTGCAATGGCATCCGGAGTTTCATCGCGCGGGCGGCCCGGAGCTGCTCGACTGCACGCCGCTTCTCGACACGTTCCTGCGCGCGGCGCGCGAGACGCGGCTGTAGCCGGCGCGACGCGATTTCCCCGCGAGCAGGAAAGAGACGGGCCGCACTTCGGTGCGGCCCGTCGTTCGTTCGGCGTCCGGAGCGTCGGCCGGATGATCGCGCGATCGCGCCGCGCGTAAGAAGACGTGTAAAAGGACTCGAAAAGCGCTTTTTTTCAAATGCCTTTCGGATTGCTTCGCAAGCGGCGCTTTGACGCATCTCGCCGTCGTTCGCAGTAAGATGGCGGACGCCGCGCAGCGCATCATCGATCTGCGCGGCCCCCGGCGCGCCGGGGCAAGAAACACGATGTGACATGCGCCGTGCGCCGCCCTCGGGGCAGCCGCGGCGCAGCCTTATCGAGAGAGACATGACTACCGCGTCCCCCGCAATCCAGCAGGAATCCAAGGCCAGGACCGTGTTCCGCGTCGTCAGCGGCAACTTCCTGGAAATGTACGACTTCATGGTCTACGGCTACTACGCGTCCGCGATCGCCAAGACCTATTTTCCGAGCGGCAACGCGTTCGCCTCGCTGATGCTGTCGCTGTCGGTGTTCGGCGCGGGCTTCCTGATGCGTCCCGTCGGCGCGATCGTGCTCGGCGCGTACATCGACCATCACGGCCGCCGCAAGGGCCTCATCCTGACGCTCGCGTTGATGGCGCTCGGCACGCTGACCGTCGCGACGATTCCGGGGTACGCGACGATCGGCGTGCTCGCGCCGGTTCTCGTGCTGCTCGGCCGCCTGCTGCAGGGCTTCTCGGCGGGCGTCGAGCTGGGCGGCGTGTCGGTGTACCTGTCGGAGATCGCGACGAAGGGCAACAAGGGCTTCTACACGTCGTGGCAGTCGGGCAGCCAGCAGGTGGCCGTCGTGTTCGCCGCGTTCGTCGGCGTGCTGCTGAACCGCGCGCTGCCCGTCGAGCAAATGACGTCGTGGGGCTGGCGCATCCCGTTCCTGATCGGCTGCCTGATCGTGCCGTTCCTGTTCCTGATCCGCCGCTCGCTGAAGGAGACCGACGAGTTTCTCGCGAAGCGCCGCCGTCCGAGCATGGGCGAGATCATGAAGTCGATGCTCGAAAACTGGGGCGTCGTGCTCGCCGGCATGGGGATGGTCATCATGACGACCGTGTCGTTCTACATGATCACCGCGTACACGCCGACGTTCGGCAAGGAAGTGCTGCACCTGTCGGCGACCGACGCGCTCGTCGTGACCGTCTGCGTCGGGCTGTCGAACCTGGTCTGGCTGCCGCTGTCGGGCGCGCTGTCCGACCGGATCGGACGTCGCCCGGTGCTGATCGCGTTCACGGCGCTCACGATCCTCACCGCGTATCCGGCGATGCAGTGGCTCGTCGGTTCGCCGTCGTTCCTGCGGCTGCTGACCGTCGAGCTGTGGCTGTCGTTCCTGTACGGCTCGTACAACGGCGCGATGGTCGTCGCGCTGACCGAGGCGATGCCGGCCGACGTGCGCACCGCGGGCTTCTCGCTCGCGTACAGCCTCGCGACGACGATCGGCGGCTTCACGCCGGCGATCTCGACGCTGCTGATCCACGAGACCGGCAACAAGGCGGCGCCGGGGCTCTGGCTCGGCCTCGCCGCGATCTGCGGGCTGATCGCGACGCTCGTGCTGTACCGGTCGCCGGAA contains:
- the xdhC gene encoding xanthine dehydrogenase accessory protein XdhC; its protein translation is METWLTDLQHLLARGDAAVLVTVARVDGSAPRDAGTKMLVTREAARHTIGGGHLEWKAIEIARQLLKEGAHTPHARRLERLALGPSLGQCCGGAVVLAFERLDIADLGWITSLAKRTAAGAPTVRSVSFGPVPDAVMLSEPEPGSGPNAARTDCLLWEMGDAPLLTETIAPHTFSVVLFGAGHVGAALVRVLGTLPCHVRWVDERDAQFPPPDALAGIRNLSLDANDAPDEAVDEAPPGAYFVVMTHNHARDLELAHRILARGDYAYFGMIGSRTKRMQFEHRLAARGIDPLQIARMQCPVGVPGIVDKAPEAIAIAVAAQILQTVDARRANERAAASPSPPGASAC
- a CDS encoding disulfide bond formation protein B, with the protein product MNHLTLSLRRERRLLVLLGLVCLALLAGALYLQYVKNEDPCPLCIIQRYFFVLIAVFAFIGAGVTSGAGIAVAEALIVLSAAAGVGTAARHLYVQLNPGFSCGFDALQPVVDSLPPAHWLPGVFKVAGLCETVYPPIFGILLPGWALIAFALIVVPVAVSLLRHRGRLR
- a CDS encoding amidase, which codes for MTTFAPFPPLARLAADLAAGTTTSRALVEAALERIADPAGQGALAFTEVDAQGARAAADAHDRLRAAGTVLSPLAGIPVSVKDLFDVAGQVTRAGSRVLADAPPAAADAVTVARLKRAGAVLVGRTNMSEFAFSGLGLNPHYGTPRSPYRRGVPGDERIAGGSSSGAAASVADGMAAVALATDTGGSIRIPAALCGLTGFKPTASRIPKQGGVPLSTTLDSFGPIGVSVACCALVDRILAGLEPHVSAARPLEGVRLGMLTNYVTDGVDAHVAASLDAALKHLEAAGAIVSDARFAPLDTLPDINRFGFASIEAYAWHRPLVARHRDAYDPRVLARILRGEPASAADYLDLVAARAALIDEAARTVWQRFDALVAPTVPIAPPRIAELEQDDDAFTRMNALVLRNPSAFNFLDACALSLPCHPRDTAPVGLMLAAAPHHDDALLAIGQAVEAVLATIR
- a CDS encoding gamma-glutamyl-gamma-aminobutyrate hydrolase, with amino-acid sequence MSENTSARADQSGSSSSSAATPSGHAGPASAPSPVSDKPPAGATVHVGAFAAQIAAAQDVGDPGSAPTGTIAEPGAPGVAAGGAAVEPAAAAHGAPAAAPSGATSAGASAAGAAGSAAHAKAGSPPPGFGAQPDFETSRPPPASAAAPAPPAYLKQSDTPWSVFGRIIAARARRLFDRAGQRITQRTLRIGVSARIFHPEVGAPGLRGKTLQYLEESIAHWVMSRDVLVFMIPTVGHQGMLHPSNIRLRDYAKHLDGLLLQGGADVSPQTYAASDARPEWPGDRVRDMYELELLHEFIESGKPVLGVCRGCQLINVAFGGSLYQDIATDVPTAGAHVSEHYDQHRHAIRFPDGSTLANMFPGRREAIVNSIHHQAIRDIGRDLNIEAVSAEDGIIEGVRYRRAPFVVGVQWHPEFHRAGGPELLDCTPLLDTFLRAARETRL
- the tcuC gene encoding MFS transporter, whose amino-acid sequence is MTTASPAIQQESKARTVFRVVSGNFLEMYDFMVYGYYASAIAKTYFPSGNAFASLMLSLSVFGAGFLMRPVGAIVLGAYIDHHGRRKGLILTLALMALGTLTVATIPGYATIGVLAPVLVLLGRLLQGFSAGVELGGVSVYLSEIATKGNKGFYTSWQSGSQQVAVVFAAFVGVLLNRALPVEQMTSWGWRIPFLIGCLIVPFLFLIRRSLKETDEFLAKRRRPSMGEIMKSMLENWGVVLAGMGMVIMTTVSFYMITAYTPTFGKEVLHLSATDALVVTVCVGLSNLVWLPLSGALSDRIGRRPVLIAFTALTILTAYPAMQWLVGSPSFLRLLTVELWLSFLYGSYNGAMVVALTEAMPADVRTAGFSLAYSLATTIGGFTPAISTLLIHETGNKAAPGLWLGLAAICGLIATLVLYRSPEARKQYKTT